In the genome of Pelobacter seleniigenes DSM 18267, one region contains:
- the rarD gene encoding EamA family transporter RarD, with product MKPQLSGFFFALGAFSLWGVMPVYWKQLQVVPPLEILCHRVAWSCVFLALIISAQKRWGEVRRILVAAGEWQKLCLSGALVGGNWLVFIIAVNSGHVVESSLGYYITPMVNVLIGFLFLGERFNWLQVTAVVFASVGIGYSLLAFGDLPIYGLTLAFSFAFYGYARKKIKVAPIPGLFIETMFLLLPALAYIGYRAVFSGSLFLQQADISCWLIGAGVVTSLPLLCFASATRSLRLSTIGILQYLAPTISFGLGILVYAEPFDQHSLVTFALIWAGVLLYCVNALLQMSRAPHRAT from the coding sequence ATGAAGCCACAACTCTCCGGTTTTTTCTTTGCCCTCGGGGCATTCTCCCTGTGGGGAGTGATGCCTGTTTATTGGAAACAGTTACAGGTTGTCCCGCCATTGGAAATTCTTTGCCATCGCGTCGCCTGGTCCTGCGTCTTTCTGGCCCTGATCATCAGCGCTCAGAAACGTTGGGGTGAGGTGCGACGGATCCTGGTGGCGGCCGGTGAGTGGCAAAAGCTGTGTCTGAGCGGAGCACTGGTCGGTGGTAACTGGCTGGTGTTTATCATCGCTGTCAATAGCGGTCATGTGGTTGAAAGCAGCCTCGGCTATTATATTACGCCGATGGTCAATGTGCTCATCGGTTTTCTGTTCCTTGGCGAGCGGTTCAATTGGCTCCAGGTGACAGCCGTGGTTTTTGCAAGCGTCGGAATCGGCTATTCGCTGCTCGCCTTTGGCGATCTGCCGATTTACGGGCTGACGCTGGCGTTCAGTTTTGCTTTCTACGGCTATGCCCGCAAAAAAATCAAGGTGGCGCCGATTCCCGGCCTGTTCATTGAGACCATGTTCCTGCTGCTGCCCGCGTTGGCTTATATCGGCTACCGGGCGGTTTTTTCCGGCAGCCTGTTTTTGCAGCAGGCCGATATCAGCTGCTGGTTGATCGGGGCTGGAGTGGTGACCAGCCTGCCGCTCTTGTGTTTTGCCTCGGCCACACGGTCCCTGCGGCTTTCAACCATCGGCATCCTGCAATATCTTGCACCGACGATTTCTTTCGGCCTTGGTATCCTGGTTTACGCTGAGCCCTTCGACCAGCATAGCCTGGTCACCTTTGCCCTGATCTGGGCGGGGGTGCTGCTGTATTGTGTCAATGCGCTGCTGCAAATGTCCAGGGCTCCGCACCGGGCCACCTGA